A genomic window from Streptomyces sp. WMMC940 includes:
- a CDS encoding GntR family transcriptional regulator: MTFGEQPAYLRVASDLRQKIVSGSLPPHTRLPSQARIREEYGVSDTVALEARKVLMAEGLVEGRSGSGTYVRERPVPRRIARSGYRPPSGANPFRQEQAAEGARGTWESSSEQEPAGAAVAGRLGVALGERVMRTRYVFRDAGEPTMLSTSWEPLSITGRTPVMLPEEGPLGGCGVVERMGAIDVVVDNVVEEVGARPGLAEELLTLGGVPGHVVMVIQRTYYASGRAVETADVVVPADRFRIAYHLPVR; encoded by the coding sequence GTGACATTCGGTGAGCAGCCCGCCTATCTGCGCGTCGCGAGCGATCTCCGCCAGAAAATCGTCAGTGGCTCGCTGCCGCCGCACACCCGCCTTCCCTCGCAGGCCCGGATCCGGGAGGAGTACGGAGTCTCCGACACCGTCGCGCTGGAGGCGCGGAAGGTGCTGATGGCCGAGGGCCTCGTCGAGGGGCGATCCGGCTCGGGGACGTACGTGCGGGAGCGGCCGGTGCCGCGGCGCATCGCCCGGTCGGGTTACCGGCCGCCGTCCGGCGCCAATCCGTTCCGCCAGGAGCAGGCAGCGGAGGGCGCCCGCGGCACCTGGGAGTCGAGCAGCGAGCAGGAGCCGGCGGGCGCCGCGGTCGCGGGCAGGCTGGGCGTCGCGCTCGGCGAACGCGTGATGCGCACGCGATACGTCTTCCGGGACGCCGGCGAGCCGACGATGCTGTCCACCTCCTGGGAGCCGCTCTCGATCACGGGCCGTACGCCGGTCATGCTCCCCGAGGAGGGCCCGCTCGGCGGCTGCGGGGTCGTCGAGCGGATGGGCGCCATCGACGTCGTGGTGGACAACGTGGTCGAGGAGGTCGGCGCCCGGCCGGGGCTGGCGGAGGAACTGCTCACCCTCGGCGGGGTGCCCGGCCATGTGGTCATGGTCATCCAGCGCACCTACTACGCGTCGGGTCGCGCCGTCGAGACGGCGGACGTGGTGGTCCCGGCCGACCGCTTCCGGATCGCGTACCACCTCCCGGTGCGCTGA
- a CDS encoding DUF4190 domain-containing protein — translation MIFTRSAVPVEPSSQGWTPPGASDPAQPPAPSSPQPAPAAYPYPTPVGVQPGTPYPPYGAVPRRPGTNGFAIGSLVTGIVCCLPPLGLVLGLVALAQIRKRGDEGRGLAIAGTALSVISTILMAVAFATGTAGEAWDGFRQAARDRAAADSTFDMRTGQCFDTPGRGLKDEEEAASVRIVDCDRPHEGEVTGTFPLDGFDEWPGEKTVETEAERRCEDINSAYTLDWWAVPGTAEPYYYMPTRHSWRFGDRSVTCALASRGPKLVSSVRSDRTTLDPAQLAYLEGEMAVDAVWWEEPEDLFEDDPEANRAWAERMARTLGAEARDLRAGPWPAAARTHALTRAKEYDTARRHFGRAAVAQDEESFWDATSEADDAFRQETEIAVRSALGLATDPPEEADDAGEGEPLPSDDTTV, via the coding sequence ATGATCTTCACAAGGAGCGCCGTACCCGTGGAACCGTCGTCGCAGGGATGGACGCCTCCGGGCGCGTCCGACCCGGCGCAGCCGCCCGCCCCGTCCTCGCCGCAGCCCGCCCCGGCGGCGTACCCGTACCCGACGCCGGTGGGCGTACAGCCGGGAACGCCCTACCCGCCCTACGGGGCGGTGCCGCGGCGGCCGGGCACCAACGGCTTCGCCATCGGCTCCCTCGTGACGGGCATCGTGTGCTGTCTGCCCCCGCTCGGCCTCGTTCTCGGGCTGGTCGCGCTGGCGCAGATCAGGAAGAGGGGCGACGAGGGCCGGGGTCTGGCGATCGCGGGCACCGCGCTCTCCGTCATCAGCACGATCCTCATGGCCGTCGCGTTCGCCACCGGCACCGCCGGTGAGGCATGGGACGGCTTCCGCCAGGCGGCCCGCGACAGGGCCGCCGCGGACTCCACGTTCGACATGCGGACCGGGCAGTGCTTCGACACCCCGGGCCGCGGCCTGAAGGACGAGGAGGAGGCGGCGTCCGTCCGGATCGTGGACTGCGACCGACCGCACGAGGGCGAGGTGACCGGCACCTTCCCGCTCGACGGGTTCGACGAGTGGCCGGGGGAGAAGACGGTCGAGACCGAGGCGGAGCGCCGGTGCGAGGACATCAACAGCGCCTACACACTGGACTGGTGGGCCGTTCCCGGGACGGCGGAGCCCTACTACTACATGCCGACCAGGCACAGCTGGCGCTTCGGCGACCGGAGCGTCACCTGTGCGCTGGCGAGCCGCGGGCCGAAGCTCGTGTCCTCCGTCCGTAGCGACCGGACGACGCTCGACCCGGCGCAACTCGCCTACCTCGAGGGTGAGATGGCCGTCGACGCGGTCTGGTGGGAGGAGCCGGAGGACCTCTTCGAGGACGATCCGGAGGCCAACCGCGCCTGGGCGGAGCGGATGGCGCGGACGCTCGGAGCCGAGGCCCGTGACCTGCGCGCCGGACCCTGGCCCGCGGCGGCCCGCACGCACGCGCTGACCCGCGCGAAGGAGTACGACACGGCCCGCCGCCACTTCGGCCGGGCGGCGGTCGCCCAGGACGAGGAGAGCTTCTGGGACGCCACGTCGGAGGCGGACGACGCCTTCCGCCAGGAGACCGAGATCGCCGTCCGGTCCGCTCTCGGCCTCGCCACGGACCCGCCGGAGGAGGCGGACGACGCGGGGGAGGGGGAACCGCTGCCGAGCGACGACACGACGGTCTGA
- a CDS encoding S8 family peptidase, whose amino-acid sequence MSVMRNSRRRLSAVSATAVVALALGAASALPATAAEPAPVGVIENAGAPGAIAGSYIVTLDESAPDAGSKAGRELAEEYGAKIKKTYRSALNGYAVELSEAQARKFAADPAVESVVQNRVFTISGTQPNPPSWGLDRIDQRALPLDQSYTYPDSAGEGVTAYIIDTGVRISHNDFGGRASYGYDAIDNDNTAQDGNGHGTHVAATVAGGSYGVAKKAKVVGVRVLNNSGSGTTAQVVAGIDWVTQNAVKPAVANMSLGGGVDTALDTAVRNSIASGVTYAVAAGNSGANASNYSPARVGEAITVGSTTSSDARSSFSNYGSVLDVFAPGSSITSAWNSSDSATNTISGTSMATPHVAGAAALYLADNRTATPAQVSSALTAAATPNVVGNPGSGSPNRLLYVGGGTTTPPGSKFENTADYAINDNATVESPVTVSGVAGNAPAALQVPVSIVHTYIGDLQVQLIAPDGTAYTLKSYGTGGSSDDINTTYTVNASSEVANGTWKLRVSDNAWWDTGKIDSWGLQF is encoded by the coding sequence ATGTCCGTGATGCGTAACTCGCGGCGAAGACTGTCCGCGGTCAGCGCGACAGCCGTCGTCGCCCTGGCACTCGGTGCCGCCTCCGCTCTCCCGGCCACCGCGGCAGAGCCCGCCCCGGTGGGCGTGATCGAGAACGCGGGCGCCCCCGGTGCCATCGCCGGCAGCTACATCGTCACCCTCGACGAGTCGGCCCCCGACGCCGGATCCAAGGCAGGCAGAGAACTCGCCGAGGAGTACGGCGCCAAGATCAAGAAGACGTACCGCTCCGCCCTCAACGGATACGCCGTCGAGCTCTCCGAGGCGCAGGCCAGGAAGTTCGCCGCCGACCCCGCCGTCGAATCCGTCGTGCAGAACCGGGTGTTCACCATCTCCGGCACCCAGCCGAACCCGCCCTCCTGGGGTCTGGACCGCATCGACCAGCGCGCGCTGCCGCTCGACCAGAGCTACACCTACCCCGACTCCGCGGGCGAGGGCGTCACCGCGTACATCATCGACACCGGTGTGCGGATCAGCCACAACGACTTCGGCGGCCGTGCCTCGTACGGCTACGACGCGATCGACAACGACAACACGGCGCAGGACGGCAACGGCCACGGCACGCACGTCGCCGCCACGGTCGCCGGCGGCTCCTACGGTGTCGCGAAGAAGGCGAAGGTCGTCGGCGTCCGGGTGCTCAACAACTCCGGTTCCGGCACCACCGCCCAGGTCGTCGCGGGCATCGACTGGGTGACGCAGAACGCCGTCAAGCCGGCCGTCGCCAACATGAGCCTCGGTGGCGGCGTCGACACGGCGCTGGACACCGCCGTCCGCAACTCCATCGCGTCCGGCGTCACCTACGCCGTGGCGGCGGGCAACAGCGGCGCCAACGCCTCCAACTACTCCCCGGCAAGGGTGGGCGAGGCCATCACCGTCGGCTCCACCACCAGCAGCGACGCCCGTTCCAGCTTCTCCAACTACGGCAGCGTGCTCGACGTGTTCGCCCCGGGCTCGTCCATCACCTCGGCGTGGAACTCCAGCGACAGCGCGACCAACACCATCTCCGGTACCTCGATGGCCACCCCGCACGTCGCCGGTGCCGCCGCGCTCTACCTGGCGGACAACCGGACCGCCACCCCGGCGCAGGTGTCCTCGGCGCTGACCGCCGCGGCGACCCCGAACGTGGTCGGCAACCCGGGCTCCGGCTCGCCGAACCGGCTGCTGTACGTCGGCGGCGGCACGACCACGCCGCCCGGGTCGAAGTTCGAGAACACCGCGGACTACGCGATCAACGACAACGCCACCGTGGAGTCGCCCGTCACCGTCAGCGGCGTCGCGGGCAACGCACCCGCCGCACTCCAGGTGCCGGTCAGCATCGTGCACACCTACATCGGTGACCTCCAGGTCCAGCTCATCGCCCCGGACGGCACCGCGTACACGCTGAAGTCGTACGGCACCGGCGGCAGCAGCGACGACATCAACACCACCTACACCGTGAACGCGTCCTCGGAGGTCGCGAACGGCACCTGGAAGCTGCGGGTGAGCGACAACGCCTGGTGGGACACCGGCAAGATCGACTCCTGGGGTCTTCAGTTCTGA
- a CDS encoding pyridoxal-phosphate dependent enzyme, giving the protein MTDYQCPRCGARSPVESLAWRCPRCHGPWDLDFAAAPVSLDTLAGRVGSLWRYEEALPLSATEATGDGPGAVSLGEGRTPLVPLTATVTAKLDFLMPTLSFKDRGAVVLVELARRLKPRRVIADSSGNAGTSIAAYCARAGLDCTVYVPAATSPKKIEQIAAHGARPDRVPGDREATARAARAAADEDGVFYASHVHNPYFLHGTKTYVYEIWEDLGGRLPEVLVLPVGNGTLLLGAHLAVEELRTHGLIAERPAIVAVQTAAVAPLARAFRAGADDITPAEAAPTLAEGIAIPAPPRSRQILSAVRACGGTFLTVTDDPIRAAQLDLAARGLFVEPTGAACWAAIQEHGLEGRTAVVPLCGAGAKTGVAAEG; this is encoded by the coding sequence ATGACGGACTATCAGTGCCCGAGGTGCGGCGCACGTTCCCCGGTCGAGTCGCTCGCCTGGCGCTGCCCCCGGTGCCACGGCCCGTGGGACCTCGACTTCGCCGCGGCGCCCGTGTCCCTCGACACCCTCGCGGGCAGGGTCGGTTCACTGTGGCGGTACGAGGAGGCGCTGCCGCTCTCCGCGACGGAGGCCACGGGCGACGGTCCCGGAGCCGTCTCGCTCGGGGAGGGACGGACCCCGCTGGTCCCCCTCACCGCCACCGTCACCGCGAAGCTGGACTTCCTGATGCCGACCCTTTCGTTCAAGGACCGCGGGGCGGTCGTGCTCGTCGAGCTCGCCCGCCGGCTGAAGCCGCGCCGCGTGATCGCCGACAGCAGCGGCAACGCGGGCACGTCGATCGCCGCGTACTGCGCCCGCGCGGGCCTGGACTGCACCGTGTACGTCCCGGCCGCGACCTCCCCGAAGAAGATCGAGCAGATCGCCGCCCACGGCGCCCGTCCGGACCGCGTGCCCGGCGACCGGGAGGCGACCGCACGCGCCGCACGCGCCGCCGCCGACGAGGACGGCGTCTTCTACGCCTCGCACGTCCACAACCCGTACTTCCTGCACGGCACGAAGACCTATGTGTACGAGATCTGGGAGGACCTCGGCGGCAGACTGCCCGAGGTACTGGTCCTGCCCGTCGGCAACGGCACCCTGCTGCTCGGCGCCCACCTGGCCGTCGAGGAACTGCGCACCCACGGGCTGATCGCGGAACGGCCGGCGATCGTCGCGGTCCAGACGGCCGCGGTCGCGCCCCTGGCCCGCGCGTTCCGCGCCGGGGCGGACGACATCACCCCGGCGGAGGCGGCGCCCACCCTCGCCGAGGGCATCGCCATTCCCGCTCCGCCCCGGTCCCGCCAGATCCTCTCCGCCGTACGCGCCTGCGGCGGCACCTTCCTGACGGTGACGGACGACCCGATCCGCGCCGCCCAGCTCGACCTCGCCGCCCGCGGCCTGTTCGTCGAGCCCACGGGCGCGGCCTGCTGGGCGGCGATCCAGGAGCACGGCCTGGAGGGCCGCACGGCGGTGGTGCCGCTGTGCGGGGCGGGGGCGAAGACGGGGGTCGCCGCCGAGGGGTGA
- a CDS encoding DNA-binding protein translates to MPGTLLLDSEGLSKLYRKDRTVMALVQAASEEGIRVATSAMTSLEADYERIHPARIKWVLSRVDVHDVTKEITDQAAALLRAHHLHGHEYAIDAAFVVIARNAPRPVTVLTSDPEDLTLLCGPSVEVVKV, encoded by the coding sequence ATGCCCGGCACCCTCCTGCTCGACAGCGAAGGACTCTCGAAGCTCTACCGCAAGGACCGTACCGTCATGGCTCTGGTCCAAGCGGCGTCGGAAGAAGGCATCCGCGTCGCCACCAGTGCCATGACCAGCCTCGAGGCCGACTACGAGCGCATCCACCCGGCCCGCATCAAGTGGGTCCTCTCCCGCGTCGACGTTCACGACGTCACCAAGGAGATCACCGACCAGGCCGCCGCGCTCCTGCGCGCCCATCACCTCCACGGCCACGAGTACGCCATCGATGCCGCCTTCGTCGTCATCGCCCGCAACGCACCCCGGCCGGTCACCGTTCTCACGTCCGACCCCGAGGATCTGACACTCCTGTGCGGTCCTTCCGTGGAGGTCGTCAAGGTCTGA
- a CDS encoding Uma2 family endonuclease, with product MTALPDWMRPPRAEGWFAEDLDRLPEAPRHTELIDGALVFMMSPQRWWHGHLVTMLTVALMEQTPADLRVGREMTIRLDLRNRPEPDLLVTTADYDGDRTWFTPDEVRLVIEVVSPESAHRDRTVKLRKYAEAGIPHYWCIEDEDGFPVVHVYELDEPTGVYAPAGIFRGDLKRPVPFEISLDLDKLTPPRGS from the coding sequence ATGACCGCACTGCCCGACTGGATGCGCCCGCCGCGCGCGGAAGGCTGGTTCGCGGAGGACCTGGACCGCCTCCCCGAGGCGCCCCGCCACACCGAGCTCATCGACGGAGCCCTCGTCTTCATGATGTCGCCCCAGCGGTGGTGGCACGGCCACCTCGTCACCATGCTCACCGTCGCCCTCATGGAGCAAACGCCCGCCGATCTCAGGGTCGGCCGCGAGATGACCATAAGGCTCGACCTGCGCAATCGACCCGAACCGGATCTGCTGGTGACGACGGCCGACTACGACGGCGATCGCACCTGGTTCACACCGGACGAGGTACGACTCGTCATCGAGGTCGTGTCCCCCGAGTCCGCCCACCGGGACCGCACGGTAAAGCTTCGCAAGTACGCAGAGGCCGGCATCCCGCACTACTGGTGTATCGAGGACGAGGACGGCTTCCCCGTCGTCCACGTCTACGAACTCGACGAACCGACTGGCGTCTACGCGCCTGCCGGCATCTTCCGGGGCGACCTGAAGCGCCCTGTGCCTTTCGAGATCAGCCTGGATCTCGACAAGCTCACCCCGCCGCGGGGCAGCTAG
- a CDS encoding PIN domain-containing protein, whose translation MREPAARSLVLDSQALSLLLRNDRQMITRIEAARRVGVPVLVSALTVVEAVYGKTDTARLRWLLSRLQVQDVTQADSLTAVQLLSDAGGLHGHKYAIDALVAAMALRSPAPVLVLTSDRDDWSKLCGDQVQIKNV comes from the coding sequence ATGAGGGAGCCCGCGGCCAGGTCCCTGGTGCTCGACTCCCAGGCGCTGTCGCTGCTGCTGCGCAACGATCGCCAGATGATCACCCGGATCGAGGCCGCTCGACGCGTGGGCGTGCCCGTCCTCGTATCTGCCCTGACGGTGGTGGAGGCCGTTTACGGGAAGACGGACACCGCCCGACTGCGCTGGCTGCTCTCCCGCCTTCAGGTCCAGGACGTCACCCAGGCGGACAGCCTCACGGCGGTGCAGCTACTGAGTGACGCCGGCGGCCTGCACGGCCACAAGTACGCCATCGACGCCCTCGTCGCCGCGATGGCGCTCCGCTCCCCGGCACCCGTCCTCGTACTGACCTCGGATCGCGACGACTGGTCGAAGCTGTGCGGCGACCAAGTGCAGATCAAGAATGTCTGA